The Zalophus californianus isolate mZalCal1 chromosome 8, mZalCal1.pri.v2, whole genome shotgun sequence genome has a segment encoding these proteins:
- the LOC113938155 gene encoding latherin-like, which translates to MLKVSGLFILLCGLLASTSAQEALSRVSSQITNALTQGLLGTNILSALQTTDFQGSLKNVFTLARGNQDILGGLLTNRDANLMVQIKDLRLLQVCLENSPNFKGVELWIPLAFSIQIKFPALNPCIFHVRTDMIVQLYLEKGEDSKYQLAFGHCRIAPDTVWIQSENFITPMKQIIVENVERVLGDLIINNLGAKTCPFINLHLYNLNPQVTNELISLLL; encoded by the exons TGGCCTCAACCTCTGCTCAAGAGGCCCTGTCCAGAGTTTCTTCTCAGATCACCAATG CTTTGACACAAGGACTCCTTGGTACGAACATTCTTTCTGCCCTGCAGACAACTGACTTCCAGGGGTCGCTGAAGAATGTCTTCACCCTTGCAAGAGGCAACCAGGACATCCTGGGTGGCCTGCTCACCAACAGAGATGCCAATTTAAT GGTACAGATCAAAGACCTTCGACTCCTTCAGGTCTGCCTTGAGAACTCCCCTAACTTCAAGGGGGTTGAGTTATGGATACCATTGGCATTTTCCATACAAATAAA GTTTCCGGCTCTTAATCCCTGCATATTCCATGTACGGACAGATATGATAGTCCAGCTTTATTTGGAGAAGGGTGAAGACAGCAAATACCAACTTGCCTTTGGGCATTGCAGGATTGCACCTGACACTGTATGGATCCAATCCGAAAATTT CATCACCCCAATGAAACAAATTATTGTGGAAAACGTAGAAAGAGTCCTGGGAGACCTGATAATCAATAATTTGGGAGCAAAA ACGTGTCCCTTCATTAATTTGCATCTTTATAATCTGAATCCGCAAGTGACTAACGAACTGATTA GTCTGCTGCTGTAG